TTCCTGGGCCGGCCGGGGCACCGGCGGCGCTTTGGTCGCCTGTTCCGAAAACGGGCTTGAAGGCGTTTGTTTGTCGTCCTGACAGCCCGACACGGCTGCCAGGAGTATTCCGCTGATGATGCATGTCAGAAAAACGCGTCGGAAATGACTCATTTTAATGGTTCCTTTGCCAAGGGATAAATCATCGGCAGCGTAGCGGAAAATGCAGAAACTGTCAATCGTTGCGGCGTTTTTGCAGGCTCTTGATAAATTGCAGGAGCACGTCATGACCGCCTCTCCAGGTGGCCTGTGCGGCCCGCTGATCATGATCGATCAGGCAGGTGTCGACGAGAAAGGTAGGAATACCGGCCCGGCTGGCCGGCAAATCGTAGGCGGTATCGTTGCCGACCATGAGGACCTGGGCGGCGGGCAGACTCAGGCGGTGGAGGACGTCGCGGAAAAATTCCGGATGCGGTTTGCAGCAATGGCTGTTTTCGTAACTGCTGATATGATGGTAGGCAAAGTCGTCCAGCCCGGCGGCGCGCAGCCGGGCCTTGATGGCGGGCCGCGGAAAAACCGGATTGGTGGCGAGGGCGACCTTCAACCCGCGATCAAAGCAGCTTTGCACGATGGCGCGGGATTCCGGGAACGGTTTTACCAGATGAGACAGGGCGGCGAGCCCCTCCCGGTAAAAACGCTGCAGGCGTTTGCGCAACTGGGGGATGCCGATGCCGAGCTGCCGGGCTATCATGGACAAAAAAAGCTGTTCGTTGGTCATTTGGTCGCTGCGCGCGTTCAGCAGCGCATAGGCCGAACTTATCAGGACTTCCGCAAAGACCATGGGGTCCGTCAGGTCTTCGAAACAGCGCGCCAGGCCCTCGATATAGCCATCTATATAGGCTTTCATTTCAATATCCAGCAACGTGCCGTCGAGATCGAACAGGATGCCGTGTATGTTTTCGGGAGGATAAAAGTCCATAGTGTTCCTGCAGGGCTTTCAAAAGTCTTACGGGCTTTTGGGGGTCGCTTGTCTCATCCATGGAGCTCTTTCTGTCAAGCATAACACGGCAGCAGCCGTTTTTGGACATCCCCGATCCTTCATGCCGGCGACAAAGCCCTTGACTTGGTTGCCTGTCCAATGTAGAAAATTTAACAAAAACAGCGAGGTAACCAAAATCCATGTCGGATATACGCGAAGAAGTCAAGGATCTGCAGATCGGCCTCAAGATACGCCGCCTGCGACAGGAACGGCGCATGACCCTGCAGAACCTTTCGGAAGCCACGGGGCTTTCCAAGCCGTTGTTGTCCCAGGTGGAGAACGAACAGGTGATTCCGCCGCTGGCGACGCTGCTGCGCATCGCCAAGGCGCTCAAGGTAGGGCTGCATACCTTTTTCCAGGAGGAAGGCAGCGTTGAAAAGTGTATTCTGGTAAGGGCTGGCGAAGGTGGCCGGCAGGATGCGCACAGCAGTCGCAGCCGCAGCCGCAGGCGCACGCCCTACGAATACCAGTCTCTGGGTTACGGAAAGAAACAGCGCAGCCTTGAACCGTTTCTGATAGAATTCGACGTACAGCCCTGGCGGGACGAATTGCTGGTAAGCCACGAAGGCGAGGAATTCCTGTATATTCTCGAAGGGCGGCTGGAATTTCATTACGGCGCTGAGATCATGACCGTCGGGCCGGGCGATTCACTTTATTACGACTCCAACGAACCCCACGGCTATGTCGCTGTCGGCACCGGTCCCGCGCGGGCGGTGGCGGTCATTTATTCCATGGAGTAGCACCAGGGGGTTGACAAGCGCGGCAGGGTTTTTATGTTGGACAGATGATCCCGGTTATAGGAACGCAACCCGGCGAGGACAGGAGGTGACGACATGAAACGAATAGGCGTGATGCTTTCCGGCAGCGGCGTGTATGACGGCAGCGAGATTCACGAAGCGGTACTTGCCCTGCTGGCTATCGAACGTGGTGGCGCAGAGGCCGTCTGCATGGCCCCCGACATGCAGCAGATGCATGTCATCAACCATTTTACCGGCCAGGTCGAGGCGGGACAGGCACGAGCGGTGCTGGCCGAGTCGGCGCGCATTGCACGGGGCAAGGTCGTGGATGCCGCCACCGTTAGCGTGGAGGATATCGATGCACTGGTGATCCCCGGCGGTTATGGCGCAGCCAAGAACCTGTGCGATTTTGCCGTCAAGGGCGCCGACTGCACGGTGCATCCCGAGGTGCGGCGCCTGGTGCGGGCCCTGGTTGACAGGGGCAAACCGGTGGCGGGCATCTGCATCGCGCCGGCGGTTCTGGCCAAGGCGCTTGACGGGTATGCACCGCAACTGACCATAGGCAACGATGCGGACACCGCCGCCGCTCTCGAAGCCATGGGGGCGCGGCATGTGGCCTGTCCGGTCGATGATATCGTCGTGGACGAGAAAAACCGGCTTGTTACCACCCCGGCCTACATGCTGGCGGAGAATATCGCCGAAGCCGCGGCGGGGATCGAAAAGGCGGTCAAACAACTGCTGGCCATGTGCTGAACGGTTACGGTGTGCTGAATCTCAAAGGCGAGCACTTCAGAGCCGATGACCTGTGCAAACAAAAGCGCCTCTCTTGAACAAGAGAGGCGCTTTTGTTTGCACAGGTCCGCTAAGTAAACAAAGTAAACACCTTGCCTGAAGTGTTGTAGGGTTTTATTGATCGGGTATGCTTGTTAGAAGATCGTGTGCGGGAAAAAAGACTCATGAATTATCCGGACCCATTTGTTGAGGAGCCTATCCTATGAAAGTAGCCGGTCTTCCGGGCCTTCTGGACAGCAACGACGAACGGGATGCCTGCGCCATTATCGGGTTTTTCAAAAAGCACGGGCACCCGACCCACGGCAATCTGCAGCGGACCATCGATGCGCTGATCAAAATGGGGCATCGCGCCGGTGGCGTCGGCGGGGAAGGGGACGGTTGCGGTGTCCTCACCGATATCCCCCGGCTTCTGTGGCGTGAAGTTCTGGCCGGCGCCGATTATGTCCCGGAATTGGCCGATGCGCCCGGTTTCGCCGTCGGGCATCTGCTGCTCCCCGCCGCTCTTTCAAAAGTTGATCGGGAGGATCTGCAGAAGCGGATCATCGACATGTTTACCGCACGCGGTTGCCGGATGTTGTTGCACCGCCCGTTGCCGGTGCGCAGCGAGATCCTGTCGGCCAGCGCCCGGGCCAGCGAGCCGGTGCTCTGGCAGTTGGCATTGACGGTTCCCGATGCGACGGACGGGCCGCCCCTGCTGTACCGGTTGCATGTGGAGCTTGAGGACGCGTTGCCGGTGCAGGTAGCCTCTCTGTCTCAGCGCACCGCGGTTTACAAAATGCTCGGCGCTCCGGAATTGCTGGCGCGTTACTATCCCGATCTCAAGCGGCGCGATTTTCTGTCAGCCGTGACCATCGGCCATAGCCGGTTTTCCACCAACACCCTTCCCACCGTTTTGCGGGCCCAGCCGTTTAGCCTGCTCGGACACAATGGCGAGATCAATACCATCGAACGGTTGCGGGAAGAGGCCCGTTTGCTCGGCATCGCCCTGCCTGCCGGGGGCAGCGACTCTCAGGACCTCAACCGGCTTCTGGAAGGGTTAATGCAGGGTCAGGGCCTGACCCTGTTCGAAGCCATGGAAATGGTGCTCCCGCCTATTTTCAGTGAAATGCAGCGACTGCCGCAGGATCAGCGGGCGCTTTACGGGTTTTTCCGGAGGTTTTTCCCCGCCAGTGCTCAGGGTCCGGCGGCGGTCATTGCCCGATCCGGTGATCAGGTGGTCTGCAGTGTTGACGCCATGGGGTTGCGGCCCCTCTGGTTCGGCGAGACCGAGCGGGAATACTTTGCTTCCTCGGAAGTCGGCGTGGTTCCCCAGGAAGAGATTCTGTCCGATCCCAAACCCCTCGCGCCGGGAGAAAAGGTCGGCCTGGCCATCCCCCTGCTCCAGGCGGTTGAAGTATTCAATCATCAGCGGCTGCGCCAGCGGGTTTTGAGTACCTATAAAAAGCGCACCCCCCTGTCTTCTCAGGCGCGTATGGTGACGCCGGGGCGCGCGCTGCCGGATCGCAACGTCGCCGTGGCTGCGGTGTTTACGCGCAGTCGTAAACTGTTGCGCGACAACCTGTTGTCGGCCTACGCCTGGAAATCGAGCGATCTGCGCAATCTCGGGGAGATGGCCGCTACCGGCCGGGATCCCATCGCCTCTCTCGGTTATGACGGCCCGCTGGCGGCCCTGGCGACCTCCCGGCAGAATCTGGCCGATTATCTCAAGGAACAGGTCGCGGTGGTCACCAACCCCGCTATCGACCGGGAACGGGAGGCGGAACATTTTTCCACCCGGGTGTTTATCGGAGGCTGTCCGACCCTGCATGGGCGCAGGCGCAAGGCCGTCGAACTGATGATGCCGCTGCTCCCCGGCGGACGGCGCCTTGGGCCCGCCAACGTCGATGACGAGGTCGCGGTTGCCCACGGAAGCACTACCCTGGAGCGACTGCTCGGTCATTTCAGTGGAGGCAAGCATCGTTTCCGCCGCCTTTCCTGTGCTCTGCAACGCCGGGAAACGGTTCCCGATGCGCTGGCAAGGCTCGCGGAAGAAGCGGCCTCGGCCGTTGCGGGCGGCGCGGTTCTGTTATTGCTCGACGACAGCCAGTGTTTCAGTCCCGGTTCCGGTTTTCTCGATCCGTTGCTGGTTCTGGCATGGTTGCAGGACCACCTTATAGCACGGCTCGACGAACATGGGGAATGCCTGCGCCGCAGCTGTTCGCTGGTATTGCGGTCGGGAGCCCTGCGCAATCTGCACGACCTCATCTGTGCGCTCGGCGCCGGGGCGGACGCCCTCTGCCCTTACCTCATGTGGGAGTTGGCCGACCAACAGCAGGACGGCATGGGGCATCTGCTCGACGTGCTGGGCAAGGGTCTGGAAAAGGTTATGTCGACCATGGGCATCCATGAAATCGGCGGCTACGGACGGCATTTTGCGGCCATCGGGCTGGCGCCGGAGATCGCCGATATCCTTGGTGTGGCCAGTTTCTGCGGCAGCGATCGGGGCGGGCTTACCCTCGCGGCGATGGGTGGCGACGGGCAGCAGCGCAGCGCTGTGGCCCGTAGCCGTCAACAGCAGCCGGTGGTGGAACTGTTCCGCCTCTACCCCCGCATCTGGAAGACCGTGGCCGCGGTGGCCAAAATGGAAGAGAACTACGATGAACTGTCGCGACTGATCCGTAAATTCAAGGAAGAGCACCCCCTGGCCATCCGTCATCTTCTCGATTTCGATATTACGGGGGACCTGAGCGTCGATCCCAGGGAAGTCGATGCATCGATTGACGGGCACGATCTGCCCATCATCTTTTCGGCGATGAGCTTCGGTTCCCAGGGCGAGACGGCCTTTCGCATTTATGCCGAAGCGGCCAAACGTCTCAATATCGTCTGTATGAACGGCGAGGGGGGCGAGATCCCCGACATGCTCGGAAAATATCGGCACAACCGCGGGCAGCAGCTGGCTTCGGGACGCTTTGGTGTGCATATGAACCTGCTCAATTCCGCCGATATTCTTGAAATAAAGGTCGGCCAGGGCGCCAAACCCGGCGAGGGCGGCCACCTTCCCGGGTTCAAGGTGACGGACAAGATTGCCGCGGCGCGCAATGCCGCTCCCGGCGTGACACTTATCTCGCCGTCCAACAACCACGATATCTATTCTATTGAGGATCTGGCCCAGATCATCGAGGAACTGCGCACCGCCAATCCTCGCGCCCGCATTTCGGTCAAGGTGCCGGCGGTCGCCGGCATCGGCACCATTGCCATGGGCATCGCCAAGGCCGGTGCCGATATCATCACCATCAGTGGCTATGATGGTGGTACCGGAGCGGCGCGCCAGCATGCCATCAAGTTTGTCGGCATGCCTGCCGAAATCGGGGTGCGCGAGGCCCACCGCGCCCTCGCCGAATCGGGGCTGCGCCACAAGGTAGAGATCTGGGCGGACGGCGGCATGCACAGCGGCCGCGATGTTGTAAAAATGATCCTGCTGGGAGCCAACCGGGTTGGCTTCGGCACGTTGCCCATGGTGGTGATAGGCTGCACCGCATGCCGCAGTTGCCATCTTGGAACCTGCCACGTCGGCATCGCTACTCAGATCGAAAGCATCGAAGAGGCGGAGGCCAAAGGTCTCAAGCGTTTCGTGCCCCGGGTTCTGGAAAACGGCATCATATACGAAACCACCTTTTTTCGCGCTCTTGGCGAGGAGATCCGCAACCTGACGGCGCGCCTCGGCTTTCACCGCACCCAGGACATGGTCGGCAAGGCCGAACTGCTGCAGCAGCAGCGCGGTCACGAGCGTCTCGATCTGACCGATCTGCTCGCGCCTGTGCCGTTGGGCAGCATGCCACGCTCCTCGGCCGATGTGCGCATTATTCGCAAACCGCTGAACTATTTGACTTCGCTGATTTCAAGCCTGGTCACGGAGGCATTTGATGGTCCCGAGAGCCGGATCCGATACGAGGACCACGGCGCTTCGAGCAGTGACCGTGCCATCGGTACCTATCTGGCTGGTGCCATGAACCGCGATCGGTCGGAAAAGGGCGCCGCCGCGGAAAAGCAGGTGCTGCTGCACTTCCGGCGCAATGCCATCCCCGGTAACGGCCTGGCCGCCTTCAACATCCCGCGCATCAACCTGCGCATTGAAGGCAGCGCCCAGGACGGCGTTGGCAAGGGCGCCTGCGGCGGCAAGATCGTCATCCTCAAGGGCGAAAACCGGCATGGCCAGAGGGTCGGCGGCGCGGTTGGCAAGGGCTTGGCCTATGGCGCTCAGGGGGGGCTGTTCCTGATCCAGGGGGATGCCGACAGCCGTGCCTGCGTGCGCCTGTCCGGCGCGGAGGTGGTCATCGGCGGCCGGCTGCGCGCCCCTCTTGACGACAGCGGCGGCAATCTGGCCGGGCAGGCCAACATCAAGGGCTTTGCCTTTGAATACATGACGGCCGGGCGTGCGGTGGTCCTCGGCGACCCCGGTCCATGGATGTGTTCCGGCATGACCGGCGGGGTTGTTTACTGTCACCTCGACGAGGCCATGGGCATGACGCGGGAGTCTCTCAAGTGGCGGTTGGCCCGTGGGGCGCAGGTTGATCTTTACGATCTGGCGGCGGATGACGTGGAAGCGTTGCGTCGCATGCTTGGTGCCTACCATCGCGAACTGTTGTATTCCCATCAGGTCGAAGAGGCCGAATGGGTGGCGGAACTCGCGGAACATTGCAGCCAGCGGTTCGTTCGGATCGCGCCGGCCGGGGCGGTCGCCGTGCCTCCGGTGTCGACGGAGTAAAAGTCCATAATCGCAATTGGCGGCTTGAGATGCTGTCCTGTTATCGGGCCAGACGTCCAGGGCGCCAGTACGTCTTGATGGTTTTGCCGCTGGAAAGGAGAGAAGCGATGCCCGTGCGTGACAAGATTCATGATCAGATCATCATCGGTTCCGGGCCCGCCGGTTACACGGCGGCGATCTATACGGCCCGCAGCAACTGTTGCCCGCTGCTGATTTGCGGCATGGAGCCGGGCGGCCAGTTGACCGGCACCACGCTGGTGGAAAATTTCCCCGGCTTTCCCGACGGCGTCGACGGTCCGGAACTGATGGAGGCCATGCGCCGGCAGGCCGAGAAGTTTGGTACGGTGTTCGTCAACGGCGAAGTGACTCGCGTCGAGCTCTCCAGCCATCCCTACAGCCTGTGGCTGGGGGAGGAGCACTACCGTTGCCGTTCCCTGATCATCTGTACCGGCGCGTCGCCGCGCCTGCTCGGTTTGCCCAACGAAAAGGAGCTCTATGGCCGCGGCGTTTCGGTGTGTGCTACCTGTGACGGATTTTTCTATCGGGGCAAGGAAGTGGTAGTGGTCGGCGGCGGCGATACCGCCATGGAGGATGCGCTGTTTCTGGCGCGTTTCGCAAAAAAGGTGACAGTGGTGCACAGGCGCAATGCCCTGCGTGCCAGCCCGCCCATGCAACAGCGTGCCCTGGAAAACGCCAGGATTCAGTTTGTCTGGGATACGGTGGTAAACGGCATTCTCGGCGATCGGGACAAAGGCGTGCATGGCGCGCGTCTGCAGCATCTGCCCAC
This portion of the Syntrophotalea acetylenica genome encodes:
- a CDS encoding HAD family hydrolase — protein: MDFYPPENIHGILFDLDGTLLDIEMKAYIDGYIEGLARCFEDLTDPMVFAEVLISSAYALLNARSDQMTNEQLFLSMIARQLGIGIPQLRKRLQRFYREGLAALSHLVKPFPESRAIVQSCFDRGLKVALATNPVFPRPAIKARLRAAGLDDFAYHHISSYENSHCCKPHPEFFRDVLHRLSLPAAQVLMVGNDTAYDLPASRAGIPTFLVDTCLIDHDQRAAQATWRGGHDVLLQFIKSLQKRRND
- a CDS encoding helix-turn-helix domain-containing protein, translated to MSDIREEVKDLQIGLKIRRLRQERRMTLQNLSEATGLSKPLLSQVENEQVIPPLATLLRIAKALKVGLHTFFQEEGSVEKCILVRAGEGGRQDAHSSRSRSRRRTPYEYQSLGYGKKQRSLEPFLIEFDVQPWRDELLVSHEGEEFLYILEGRLEFHYGAEIMTVGPGDSLYYDSNEPHGYVAVGTGPARAVAVIYSME
- the elbB gene encoding isoprenoid biosynthesis glyoxalase ElbB; protein product: MKRIGVMLSGSGVYDGSEIHEAVLALLAIERGGAEAVCMAPDMQQMHVINHFTGQVEAGQARAVLAESARIARGKVVDAATVSVEDIDALVIPGGYGAAKNLCDFAVKGADCTVHPEVRRLVRALVDRGKPVAGICIAPAVLAKALDGYAPQLTIGNDADTAAALEAMGARHVACPVDDIVVDEKNRLVTTPAYMLAENIAEAAAGIEKAVKQLLAMC
- a CDS encoding glutamate synthase-related protein; protein product: MKVAGLPGLLDSNDERDACAIIGFFKKHGHPTHGNLQRTIDALIKMGHRAGGVGGEGDGCGVLTDIPRLLWREVLAGADYVPELADAPGFAVGHLLLPAALSKVDREDLQKRIIDMFTARGCRMLLHRPLPVRSEILSASARASEPVLWQLALTVPDATDGPPLLYRLHVELEDALPVQVASLSQRTAVYKMLGAPELLARYYPDLKRRDFLSAVTIGHSRFSTNTLPTVLRAQPFSLLGHNGEINTIERLREEARLLGIALPAGGSDSQDLNRLLEGLMQGQGLTLFEAMEMVLPPIFSEMQRLPQDQRALYGFFRRFFPASAQGPAAVIARSGDQVVCSVDAMGLRPLWFGETEREYFASSEVGVVPQEEILSDPKPLAPGEKVGLAIPLLQAVEVFNHQRLRQRVLSTYKKRTPLSSQARMVTPGRALPDRNVAVAAVFTRSRKLLRDNLLSAYAWKSSDLRNLGEMAATGRDPIASLGYDGPLAALATSRQNLADYLKEQVAVVTNPAIDREREAEHFSTRVFIGGCPTLHGRRRKAVELMMPLLPGGRRLGPANVDDEVAVAHGSTTLERLLGHFSGGKHRFRRLSCALQRRETVPDALARLAEEAASAVAGGAVLLLLDDSQCFSPGSGFLDPLLVLAWLQDHLIARLDEHGECLRRSCSLVLRSGALRNLHDLICALGAGADALCPYLMWELADQQQDGMGHLLDVLGKGLEKVMSTMGIHEIGGYGRHFAAIGLAPEIADILGVASFCGSDRGGLTLAAMGGDGQQRSAVARSRQQQPVVELFRLYPRIWKTVAAVAKMEENYDELSRLIRKFKEEHPLAIRHLLDFDITGDLSVDPREVDASIDGHDLPIIFSAMSFGSQGETAFRIYAEAAKRLNIVCMNGEGGEIPDMLGKYRHNRGQQLASGRFGVHMNLLNSADILEIKVGQGAKPGEGGHLPGFKVTDKIAAARNAAPGVTLISPSNNHDIYSIEDLAQIIEELRTANPRARISVKVPAVAGIGTIAMGIAKAGADIITISGYDGGTGAARQHAIKFVGMPAEIGVREAHRALAESGLRHKVEIWADGGMHSGRDVVKMILLGANRVGFGTLPMVVIGCTACRSCHLGTCHVGIATQIESIEEAEAKGLKRFVPRVLENGIIYETTFFRALGEEIRNLTARLGFHRTQDMVGKAELLQQQRGHERLDLTDLLAPVPLGSMPRSSADVRIIRKPLNYLTSLISSLVTEAFDGPESRIRYEDHGASSSDRAIGTYLAGAMNRDRSEKGAAAEKQVLLHFRRNAIPGNGLAAFNIPRINLRIEGSAQDGVGKGACGGKIVILKGENRHGQRVGGAVGKGLAYGAQGGLFLIQGDADSRACVRLSGAEVVIGGRLRAPLDDSGGNLAGQANIKGFAFEYMTAGRAVVLGDPGPWMCSGMTGGVVYCHLDEAMGMTRESLKWRLARGAQVDLYDLAADDVEALRRMLGAYHRELLYSHQVEEAEWVAELAEHCSQRFVRIAPAGAVAVPPVSTE
- the trxB gene encoding thioredoxin-disulfide reductase; the protein is MPVRDKIHDQIIIGSGPAGYTAAIYTARSNCCPLLICGMEPGGQLTGTTLVENFPGFPDGVDGPELMEAMRRQAEKFGTVFVNGEVTRVELSSHPYSLWLGEEHYRCRSLIICTGASPRLLGLPNEKELYGRGVSVCATCDGFFYRGKEVVVVGGGDTAMEDALFLARFAKKVTVVHRRNALRASPPMQQRALENARIQFVWDTVVNGILGDRDKGVHGARLQHLPTGKEEDFPCDGIFIAIGHVPNTALVKGQLDLDDWGYILTRNGTETNLPGVFAAGDVQDPFFRQAISAAGSGCMAAMQSQRFLECLEDADCRKCQALQKRQLMAKGGD